From the genome of Streptomyces sp. NBC_01260, one region includes:
- a CDS encoding alpha/beta hydrolase — MDTRRPLRTLAIALGTAGLLISGCSSGSSTTSASSSMPRAAVSPVPAALKTFYAQHLSWRDCGVTGFQCATMKAPLDYAKPDDGEIKLAVSRKKATGPGKRIGSLLVNPGGPGGSAIGYLQSYAAIGYPAQVRARYDMVAIDPRGVARSEPVECLTGPQMDAYTQVDQTPDDAGEVTALSGAFKKFATGCEQHSGEILPHVSTVETARDMDVLRALLGDDQLNYVGASYGTFLGATYAELFPARSGRLVLDGAMDPSLPSVEINRDQTAGFETAFQSFAGDCVKKADCPLGTTSASDAANRLKQLFAGLDAKPIPTGGPRKLGESLATTGVIAAMYDESAWPQLREALTAAEKGDGSGLLSLADSYYEREPNGTYANLMYANAAVNCIDLPPAFTTSKAVTQALPTFEKASPVFGKGFAWASLNCAYWPVRATGTPHRIKAEGAAPIVVVGTTRDPATPYKWAKGLAGQLSSGTLLTYEGDGHTAYGRGSDCIDTAINTYLLEGTPPSDGKKCS; from the coding sequence ATGGACACCAGGCGCCCGCTCCGCACCCTCGCCATCGCGCTCGGCACTGCCGGCCTCCTCATCTCCGGCTGCAGCAGTGGAAGTTCGACGACGAGCGCCTCGTCGTCAATGCCGAGGGCAGCTGTCTCCCCCGTCCCCGCGGCGCTGAAGACGTTCTACGCGCAGCACCTCAGCTGGCGGGACTGCGGCGTCACCGGATTCCAGTGCGCCACGATGAAGGCGCCGCTCGACTACGCGAAGCCGGACGACGGCGAGATCAAGCTGGCGGTCTCCCGCAAGAAGGCCACCGGGCCCGGCAAGCGGATCGGCTCCCTGCTGGTGAATCCGGGCGGCCCCGGCGGATCGGCCATCGGCTACCTCCAGAGCTACGCCGCGATCGGCTACCCCGCCCAGGTGCGGGCCCGGTACGACATGGTGGCCATCGATCCGCGAGGGGTGGCGCGCAGCGAACCCGTCGAATGTCTCACCGGTCCGCAGATGGACGCCTACACCCAGGTCGACCAGACGCCGGACGACGCCGGCGAGGTCACCGCGCTGAGCGGTGCGTTCAAGAAGTTCGCCACGGGCTGCGAGCAGCACTCCGGGGAGATCCTGCCGCATGTCTCCACCGTCGAGACGGCGCGTGACATGGACGTCCTGCGCGCTCTGCTCGGCGACGACCAGCTGAACTACGTCGGGGCCTCGTACGGCACCTTCCTGGGCGCGACGTACGCCGAACTCTTCCCCGCACGGTCAGGCCGGCTCGTCCTCGACGGTGCGATGGACCCGTCGCTTCCCTCGGTCGAGATCAACCGCGACCAGACCGCGGGGTTCGAGACGGCGTTCCAGTCCTTCGCCGGGGACTGCGTCAAGAAGGCGGACTGCCCGCTCGGCACCACGTCCGCCTCCGACGCGGCGAACAGGCTGAAGCAGCTCTTCGCCGGCCTCGACGCCAAACCGATTCCCACGGGTGGCCCCCGCAAGCTCGGCGAGTCCCTCGCCACCACGGGGGTCATCGCCGCCATGTACGACGAGTCGGCCTGGCCCCAGCTCCGCGAGGCGCTCACCGCTGCCGAGAAGGGCGACGGTTCCGGCCTGCTCTCCCTGGCGGACAGCTACTACGAGCGCGAGCCCAACGGCACGTACGCGAACCTGATGTACGCCAACGCGGCCGTGAACTGCATCGACCTCCCGCCCGCCTTCACCACCTCCAAGGCGGTCACCCAGGCGCTCCCCACCTTCGAGAAGGCCTCCCCGGTCTTCGGCAAGGGCTTCGCCTGGGCCTCCCTGAACTGCGCCTACTGGCCGGTCCGCGCCACCGGCACCCCGCACCGCATCAAGGCCGAGGGCGCGGCCCCGATCGTGGTGGTCGGCACCACCCGGGACCCGGCCACCCCGTACAAGTGGGCCAAGGGCCTTGCCGGCCAGCTCTCCTCCGGGACCCTCCTCACCTACGAGGGCGACGGCCACACGGCGTACGGCCGCGGCAGCGACTGCATCGACACGGCGATCAACACGTACCTTCTGGAAGGCACCCCGCCGAGCGACGGCAAGAAGTGCTCCTGA
- a CDS encoding glycoside hydrolase family 15 protein: MSTRPIGDYALLSDCRSAALISTEGSLDWLCLPRFDSPAVFGRLLDEEAGHWSVRPTGPSEVVRRYVPETLVLETTFRTATGTAVLLDGLAMGHRERGHALGASSPGVLLRQLTCTSGSVAVETSFAPRPEFGLVHPVMSVVRGGLSAYGGSHRLILSTPLPLRIDGSTAHGETELRAGERLEFALSSLSVWGDDEAEPWRGRRIRRRLSDTIKGWRSWTQIHRGYRGPWQEEVSHSGRVLRALTFTPTGAIVAAATTSLPESVGADRNWDYRYTWVRDASFTLQALSTAACEKEKAAYFGFLAQAAATQLDRGVDLQVMYGIGGERDLSERTLTHLSGWRGSAPVRAGNDAWRQHQLDVYGELLDAAQQTRPRSAWFDPSTRTFLLQAAETAARRWNEPDQGIWEVRGPSRHFVYSKLMCWVALDRAIDLAPTLGATAEHVTCWRDTRQTIRTAIETQGWNPRMGAFTQSFGSNELDASALMLPLVGFLPGDDPRIRSTVTAIMDQLTDPRGQVRRYLGDDFASDEGAFLLCTFWLAHALALTGEVARARDVFDTALACANDVGLLAEEVSSTTGEALGNYPQAFSHIGLINAARAIHRAEEARHDVTTGTASDR, translated from the coding sequence GTGAGCACGCGCCCGATCGGCGACTACGCCCTGCTGTCGGACTGCCGCTCGGCAGCACTGATCTCCACAGAGGGTTCCCTGGACTGGCTGTGCCTTCCCCGCTTCGACAGCCCTGCGGTCTTCGGCCGCCTGCTCGACGAGGAGGCCGGCCACTGGTCGGTCCGCCCCACCGGGCCGAGCGAGGTGGTCCGCCGCTACGTGCCGGAAACCCTGGTGCTGGAAACCACCTTCCGTACCGCCACCGGCACGGCCGTCCTCCTCGACGGTCTGGCGATGGGGCACCGAGAACGCGGACACGCGCTCGGAGCGTCCTCACCGGGCGTTCTACTGCGTCAGCTGACCTGCACCAGCGGCTCGGTGGCCGTGGAGACCAGTTTCGCGCCACGGCCCGAGTTCGGCCTCGTCCACCCGGTGATGTCCGTCGTACGGGGCGGGCTCAGCGCGTACGGAGGCAGCCATCGCCTCATCCTGTCCACCCCTCTCCCGCTGCGGATCGACGGTTCGACCGCGCATGGCGAGACCGAGCTGCGGGCGGGCGAGCGGCTCGAATTCGCCCTGTCGTCCCTCTCCGTCTGGGGTGACGACGAAGCGGAGCCCTGGCGAGGAAGGCGCATCCGTCGCCGGCTGAGCGACACGATCAAGGGATGGCGCTCGTGGACGCAGATCCACCGGGGCTACCGCGGCCCGTGGCAGGAGGAGGTCAGCCACAGCGGACGCGTGCTGCGGGCACTGACCTTCACGCCCACCGGTGCCATCGTCGCAGCGGCCACCACATCCCTTCCCGAGAGCGTCGGGGCCGACCGCAACTGGGACTACCGCTACACCTGGGTCCGTGACGCCAGCTTCACTCTCCAGGCCCTGTCCACCGCGGCCTGCGAGAAGGAGAAGGCCGCCTACTTCGGATTCCTCGCCCAGGCTGCGGCGACCCAGCTCGACCGCGGCGTCGACCTCCAGGTCATGTACGGCATCGGTGGTGAAAGGGACCTCAGCGAGCGCACCCTCACCCACCTCTCCGGCTGGCGCGGCAGCGCACCGGTGCGCGCCGGCAACGACGCGTGGCGCCAGCACCAGCTCGACGTCTACGGCGAACTCCTCGACGCAGCCCAGCAGACTCGCCCTCGCAGCGCGTGGTTCGACCCGTCCACCCGCACGTTCCTCCTCCAGGCGGCCGAGACCGCCGCCCGCCGCTGGAACGAGCCCGACCAGGGCATCTGGGAGGTACGAGGGCCCAGCCGCCACTTCGTCTACTCGAAACTCATGTGCTGGGTCGCACTCGACCGCGCCATCGACCTCGCACCCACGCTCGGGGCAACCGCCGAACACGTCACGTGCTGGCGCGACACCCGCCAGACGATCCGCACCGCCATCGAAACCCAAGGGTGGAACCCGCGCATGGGAGCCTTCACCCAGTCGTTCGGATCGAACGAACTCGACGCCTCAGCCCTCATGCTGCCCCTCGTCGGCTTCCTGCCCGGCGACGACCCCCGGATCCGGTCCACCGTGACAGCGATCATGGACCAGCTGACGGACCCTCGCGGACAGGTACGCCGCTACCTCGGCGACGACTTCGCGTCAGACGAGGGCGCGTTCCTGCTCTGCACCTTCTGGCTCGCCCACGCCTTGGCCCTGACCGGCGAGGTCGCCCGCGCCCGCGACGTCTTCGATACCGCTCTCGCCTGCGCCAACGACGTCGGTCTACTGGCCGAAGAAGTGTCTTCCACCACCGGGGAAGCCCTGGGCAACTACCCCCAGGCATTCAGCCACATCGGCCTCATCAACGCGGCACGCGCCATCCACCGAGCCGAAGAGGCACGCCACGATGTCACCACAGGGACCGCATCGGACCGGTGA
- a CDS encoding PadR family transcriptional regulator: MEPGEAGRQTSGKAESQLLKGVLEYCVLALMRDEPKYGVELLRELQATGALATGQGTVYPLLSRLRRDELAVTTWRESTSGPPRRYYELSGAGRAALAEFTAIWPGFRDAVDQLLTPGKSPGEHLEGHTLEDR; encoded by the coding sequence ATGGAACCAGGTGAGGCGGGACGCCAGACCTCGGGCAAGGCCGAAAGCCAGCTGCTCAAGGGAGTGCTGGAGTACTGCGTTCTCGCGCTGATGCGGGATGAACCGAAGTACGGCGTCGAGCTGCTCCGCGAGCTTCAGGCGACCGGTGCCCTGGCGACCGGCCAGGGCACCGTGTATCCGCTGCTGTCGCGGTTGCGGCGGGACGAGCTGGCCGTCACCACCTGGCGCGAGTCGACGTCCGGTCCGCCGCGACGGTATTACGAACTGTCCGGGGCCGGCCGGGCCGCGCTCGCGGAGTTCACCGCGATCTGGCCCGGTTTCCGTGACGCAGTCGACCAACTCCTCACGCCGGGCAAGAGCCCCGGCGAGCACCTGGAAGGGCACACTCTTGAAGACCGATGA
- a CDS encoding molybdopterin-dependent oxidoreductase — MDDRQAGDGTAGNDGASDPRHKAEPLEAADQPRAAGPAPSRDSHSSGTATASGRSGSTLQQSAAHKPALSDLLRDGPPVGPTRRGFWRSPLRGPWLTSVLGAVLLVGITLMFVTGLLSYAAYNPDLGANDKTPDRGWLGFYLFAWPTHPYWLYRLTQGVHVTLGIVLIPVLLAKLWSVIPKLFSWPPVKSAGHALERLSLLLLVGGVLFEFATGVLNIQLDYIFPGSFYPLHFYGAWIFIGAFVVHVAFRIPLMVRMLRSGRLREELRGPAKAGRKNSADPTDLVTPHPAAPTMSRRGALGMVGAGSLVLLVVTAGQSIGGALRSTALLAPRGQDPGPGPNGFQINKTAVSVGIRARDVGPAWRLVVRGPGREKVFTRDQVLAMPQHTAALPIACVEGWSTENQEWSGVRLMDLAALVGFTDAVPRVFVQSVQRAGSFRSTTLRDNQVSDPRSLLALRVNGADLSPDHGYPARIIVPANPGVHNTKWVTRLTFGENA; from the coding sequence ATGGACGACAGACAGGCCGGGGACGGGACAGCCGGCAACGACGGGGCATCCGACCCACGCCATAAGGCCGAGCCACTCGAAGCGGCCGATCAGCCCCGCGCGGCCGGTCCGGCGCCATCGCGTGACTCCCACTCATCCGGCACCGCGACGGCCTCAGGGCGGTCCGGTTCGACGCTCCAGCAATCGGCGGCGCACAAGCCCGCGCTGTCGGATCTGTTGCGGGACGGGCCGCCGGTCGGCCCGACCCGGCGGGGGTTCTGGCGCAGCCCGTTGCGTGGGCCCTGGCTGACGTCCGTGCTCGGCGCGGTACTGCTGGTGGGCATCACGCTGATGTTCGTGACGGGACTGCTCTCGTACGCCGCGTACAACCCCGACCTCGGCGCCAACGACAAGACTCCGGACCGGGGCTGGCTGGGGTTCTACCTGTTCGCCTGGCCCACACACCCGTACTGGCTCTACCGGCTCACACAGGGCGTCCACGTCACGCTCGGCATCGTGCTGATCCCGGTGCTGCTCGCGAAGCTGTGGTCGGTGATCCCCAAGCTGTTCTCCTGGCCCCCGGTCAAGTCGGCCGGCCACGCGCTGGAGCGGCTTTCGCTGCTGCTGCTCGTGGGCGGGGTGCTGTTCGAGTTCGCCACCGGAGTACTCAACATCCAGCTGGACTACATCTTCCCCGGCTCGTTCTACCCGCTGCACTTCTACGGTGCCTGGATCTTCATCGGCGCCTTCGTCGTTCACGTCGCCTTCCGTATCCCGCTCATGGTCCGGATGCTGCGCAGCGGCCGTCTCCGCGAGGAGCTGCGCGGCCCGGCGAAGGCGGGGCGGAAGAACTCGGCGGACCCCACGGATCTGGTGACCCCGCACCCCGCAGCGCCCACCATGTCGCGCCGGGGCGCGCTGGGCATGGTGGGGGCGGGCTCCCTGGTGCTGCTCGTCGTGACGGCGGGACAGAGCATCGGGGGTGCCCTGCGGTCCACCGCGCTGCTCGCGCCGCGCGGACAGGACCCCGGGCCGGGCCCCAACGGATTCCAGATCAACAAGACCGCGGTGAGTGTGGGGATCAGGGCGCGCGATGTGGGCCCTGCCTGGCGACTCGTCGTGCGGGGGCCTGGCCGGGAGAAGGTCTTCACCCGTGATCAGGTTCTGGCCATGCCGCAGCACACAGCGGCGTTGCCCATCGCGTGTGTGGAGGGATGGTCCACCGAGAACCAGGAGTGGAGCGGGGTGCGCCTCATGGATCTGGCGGCACTCGTCGGGTTCACGGACGCGGTGCCGCGCGTGTTCGTCCAGTCCGTTCAGCGGGCGGGGTCGTTCCGTTCGACGACGCTGCGCGACAACCAGGTCAGCGATCCGCGCTCCTTGCTGGCTCTGCGAGTCAACGGGGCCGACCTGTCCCCGGACCACGGCTACCCGGCGCGCATCATCGTCCCGGCCAACCCGGGCGTCCACAACACCAAGTGGGTCACCCGGCTGACCTTCGGGGAGAACGCGTGA
- a CDS encoding peptidoglycan-binding protein — MSEVREQTGLSRRKRAVAAMAAGAVVLAGAALWTSSFVKSPAQAAADAGPPARDVLTAPVERRVLADTVVTRGTVSASQTVNLAPVGTTVDGSTAPVVTKVMVRSGQTFPAGRVLVEVSGRPVFALPGALPVYRDLKPGNHGDDVRQLQQALTSVGHSTGSDPSGTYGPGTKQAVAALYAAIGYEPVPASGVAEGTDGVPVGAARDGVKQAQRQLDGLLRTKPGKMRDADAIRYAREDLAEARTHLAEAEAKSGPMLPASEVVFLSGFPARVDSMTAKVGSEVGEKLATVSAGRLVVKGSLGAQEKGLIRPGQKVEVLSEVYGDKVTATVASVADVPTAAEGGDQGAAADSQGYAVVVKPGAPLPARLAGQDVRLTIEAATSGKKVLVVPVSALSAGADSRTSITVLDASGGRRRVEVRAGTSGDGYTEVVPAEGARLAAGDKVVVGVAR, encoded by the coding sequence ATGTCCGAAGTCAGGGAGCAGACCGGGCTGTCCCGACGCAAGCGTGCCGTGGCCGCGATGGCGGCGGGCGCCGTCGTGCTCGCGGGTGCCGCCCTGTGGACCTCGTCCTTCGTCAAGTCGCCCGCCCAGGCCGCGGCCGACGCCGGACCGCCGGCCCGCGACGTGCTCACCGCGCCGGTCGAGCGGCGCGTCCTGGCGGACACCGTCGTCACCCGCGGCACCGTCTCCGCCTCGCAGACGGTCAACCTCGCCCCGGTCGGCACGACCGTGGACGGGTCGACCGCGCCCGTCGTCACGAAGGTGATGGTCCGCTCCGGCCAGACGTTCCCGGCGGGCCGGGTCCTTGTGGAGGTCTCCGGCCGGCCGGTCTTTGCGCTGCCGGGTGCCCTCCCCGTCTACCGCGACCTCAAGCCCGGCAACCACGGCGACGACGTCCGCCAGCTCCAGCAGGCCCTGACGTCGGTGGGCCACTCCACCGGATCCGACCCGTCCGGCACCTACGGCCCCGGCACCAAGCAGGCCGTCGCCGCGCTCTACGCCGCCATCGGCTACGAGCCCGTCCCTGCCTCGGGCGTGGCCGAGGGCACGGACGGCGTCCCGGTCGGCGCCGCCCGGGACGGTGTGAAGCAGGCCCAGCGTCAGCTCGACGGGCTGCTCAGGACCAAGCCCGGGAAAATGCGGGACGCCGACGCGATCCGCTACGCCCGCGAGGACCTGGCCGAGGCGCGGACGCACCTCGCCGAGGCCGAGGCGAAGTCGGGCCCCATGCTCCCCGCCTCCGAGGTGGTCTTCCTCTCCGGCTTCCCGGCCCGCGTCGACTCCATGACCGCCAAGGTCGGCAGCGAGGTCGGCGAGAAGCTCGCGACCGTCTCCGCCGGCCGGCTGGTGGTCAAGGGATCGCTGGGCGCCCAGGAGAAGGGCCTGATCCGTCCCGGCCAGAAGGTCGAGGTGCTGTCCGAGGTCTACGGCGACAAGGTGACCGCCACGGTCGCCTCGGTGGCCGACGTCCCCACCGCCGCCGAGGGCGGGGACCAGGGCGCGGCCGCGGACAGCCAGGGGTACGCCGTCGTCGTCAAGCCCGGCGCCCCGCTCCCGGCCCGGCTCGCCGGGCAGGACGTTCGTCTGACCATCGAGGCCGCCACCTCGGGCAAGAAGGTGCTCGTCGTCCCCGTGTCCGCCCTCTCCGCCGGGGCCGACTCCCGCACCAGCATCACCGTCCTGGACGCTTCCGGCGGGCGGCGGCGCGTCGAGGTCCGGGCCGGCACCTCCGGGGACGGCTACACCGAGGTCGTTCCGGCCGAGGGCGCGCGGCTCGCCGCGGGCGACAAGGTCGTCGTGGGCGTCGCGCGGTGA
- a CDS encoding GNAT family N-acetyltransferase, producing the protein MKDILIDELRTAYDTQLRGVTPPGGSARIEKDGPLTRVVGWHRGFVTGPRDLGVCGADLDTLIARQRDFYAARGEAVEWKTRSHDLPADLTDRLTAAGFVAEDSETVLIGQSADLAADPVLPEGVTLRRVTAGSDLQRIATMESAVWGEDWSWLADDLTARIENAPENTIVLVAEARAEVVCAAWLVFKDGVDFGGLWGGSTLEEWRGQGIYRAMVAHRAQLAAARQVPYLYVDASADSAPILTRLGLHAVTTTTPYVWSP; encoded by the coding sequence GTGAAGGACATTCTGATCGACGAACTCCGCACCGCGTATGACACCCAGCTCCGTGGTGTCACCCCGCCCGGCGGCAGCGCCCGCATCGAGAAGGACGGCCCATTGACGCGTGTCGTCGGTTGGCACCGTGGCTTCGTCACGGGCCCACGCGACCTCGGTGTGTGCGGGGCAGACCTGGACACGCTCATAGCGCGGCAGCGTGACTTCTACGCTGCCCGCGGTGAGGCGGTCGAATGGAAGACTCGCTCCCACGACCTTCCCGCCGACCTCACCGACCGGCTCACGGCGGCCGGCTTCGTCGCCGAGGACAGCGAGACCGTGCTCATCGGGCAGTCCGCGGACCTTGCCGCAGATCCCGTTCTGCCCGAGGGTGTGACACTGCGCCGTGTCACCGCCGGATCAGACCTCCAGCGCATCGCCACTATGGAGAGCGCCGTCTGGGGCGAGGACTGGAGCTGGCTCGCCGACGACCTGACCGCTCGGATCGAGAACGCCCCGGAGAACACCATCGTCCTCGTTGCCGAGGCACGTGCCGAAGTCGTCTGCGCCGCCTGGCTGGTGTTCAAGGACGGCGTCGACTTCGGCGGCCTCTGGGGCGGCTCAACGCTTGAGGAATGGCGCGGACAGGGCATCTACCGGGCCATGGTCGCCCACCGAGCCCAACTCGCCGCCGCCCGCCAGGTCCCCTACCTCTACGTTGACGCCTCAGCCGACAGCGCCCCGATCCTCACGCGCCTTGGCCTGCACGCGGTCACCACGACCACACCGTATGTCTGGTCGCCCTGA
- a CDS encoding peptidase M23 — translation MRIRQSAVAAALAAAGTLGMLATAAPAQADSIPDSLCGGVIDVDYCLWYNSNQKGGWTATYENISNWDNIGGYPMIFSNGGDGTNGVGTHVKNNAASYANSHDSKTGVSYFNSNYAGASDVAPPRDKGNLVNTYNNNASFRWR, via the coding sequence ATGCGTATCCGTCAGTCCGCCGTGGCCGCCGCGCTGGCCGCCGCCGGCACCCTGGGCATGCTGGCCACCGCCGCGCCCGCACAGGCCGACAGCATCCCCGACAGCCTGTGCGGTGGTGTCATCGATGTCGACTACTGCCTCTGGTACAACTCCAACCAGAAGGGCGGCTGGACCGCCACCTACGAGAACATCTCCAACTGGGACAACATCGGCGGGTACCCGATGATCTTCTCGAACGGCGGCGACGGCACCAACGGCGTCGGCACCCACGTGAAGAACAACGCCGCGTCCTACGCCAACAGCCACGACAGCAAGACCGGCGTGTCGTACTTCAACTCCAACTACGCCGGCGCCTCCGACGTGGCCCCGCCGCGCGACAAGGGCAACCTCGTCAACACGTACAACAACAACGCGTCCTTCCGCTGGCGCTGA
- a CDS encoding ABC transporter ATP-binding protein, whose amino-acid sequence MSDGQVAPPVVEFRGVGLTYPGPPPVRALRECELAVRRGEYVTVVGPSGSGKSTFLNIAGLLDAPNEGRYLLDGIDTAALGDADRTGLRGRRIGFVFQSFHLLPHRSALENVMLAMVYNSAERRARAGRAREALERVGLGHRTDALPTRLSGGEQQRVAVARALVARPSLLLCDEPTGNLDTATAESILQLLDELHRDGMTLLVITHDPDVAARGQRTVTIRDGMLSEQVVAA is encoded by the coding sequence GTGAGCGACGGCCAGGTCGCACCTCCGGTCGTCGAGTTCCGGGGCGTCGGCCTCACCTACCCGGGACCACCGCCGGTGCGGGCGCTGCGGGAATGTGAACTCGCCGTACGCCGGGGCGAGTACGTCACGGTCGTCGGCCCCTCCGGCTCCGGCAAGTCGACCTTCCTCAACATCGCTGGGCTGCTCGACGCGCCCAACGAGGGCCGCTACCTCCTGGACGGCATCGACACTGCCGCCCTCGGCGACGCCGACCGCACCGGGCTGCGCGGGCGACGGATCGGGTTCGTCTTCCAGAGCTTCCACCTGCTGCCGCACCGCTCCGCGCTGGAGAACGTGATGCTGGCCATGGTCTACAACTCCGCCGAGCGCCGCGCCCGCGCCGGGCGGGCCCGCGAGGCGCTGGAGCGGGTCGGCCTCGGCCACCGCACCGATGCGCTGCCCACCCGGCTGTCCGGCGGTGAGCAACAGCGCGTCGCCGTCGCCCGCGCGCTGGTCGCCCGGCCCTCGCTGCTGCTGTGCGACGAACCGACCGGCAACCTCGACACCGCCACCGCGGAATCGATTTTGCAGCTCCTGGACGAGCTCCACCGCGACGGCATGACCCTCCTCGTGATCACGCACGACCCGGACGTCGCGGCGCGCGGCCAGCGCACCGTCACGATCCGGGACGGCATGCTCAGCGAACAGGTGGTGGCCGCGTGA
- a CDS encoding VOC family protein, whose product MSTIQPVIITADQDVLIGFYKKLFGAEEIFRVPENGPAFYIGLRIGDTDLGLVAKTDPGTGAAPRILLSIGVDDVDETFGRVTALGGSVRGGPNDMPWGQRVAHIQDPDGNPVNLTQPIPAQ is encoded by the coding sequence ATGTCCACCATCCAGCCGGTGATCATCACTGCCGACCAAGACGTCCTGATCGGCTTCTACAAGAAATTGTTCGGGGCCGAGGAGATCTTCCGGGTACCGGAGAACGGCCCGGCCTTCTACATCGGCTTGCGCATCGGCGACACCGATCTCGGGCTGGTGGCCAAGACGGACCCGGGGACCGGGGCGGCGCCGCGGATCCTGCTCAGCATCGGTGTCGACGACGTCGACGAGACGTTCGGCCGGGTGACGGCGCTGGGCGGCTCGGTCCGCGGCGGTCCCAACGACATGCCGTGGGGACAGCGCGTCGCCCACATCCAGGACCCCGACGGCAACCCGGTGAACCTCACCCAGCCGATCCCGGCTCAGTGA
- a CDS encoding peptidase M23: MRIRQSAAAAALAAAGTLGMLATAAPAQADSIPDSLCGGVIDSHYCLWYNSNQKGGWTATTGNVANWDNYSGNGYPMNFSDGGQGTNGVGTHVKNNAASYANSDDSRTGVSYFNSNYAGASDVAPPRDKGNLVNTYNNNASFRWR; encoded by the coding sequence ATGCGTATCCGTCAGTCCGCCGCGGCCGCCGCGCTGGCCGCCGCCGGCACCCTGGGCATGCTGGCCACCGCCGCGCCCGCACAGGCCGACAGCATCCCCGACAGCCTGTGCGGCGGTGTCATCGATAGCCACTACTGCCTCTGGTACAACTCCAACCAGAAGGGCGGCTGGACCGCCACGACCGGGAACGTCGCCAACTGGGACAACTACAGCGGCAACGGGTACCCGATGAACTTCTCGGACGGCGGCCAGGGCACCAACGGCGTCGGCACCCACGTGAAGAACAACGCCGCGTCCTACGCCAACAGCGACGACAGCAGGACCGGCGTGTCGTACTTCAACTCCAACTACGCCGGCGCCTCCGACGTGGCCCCGCCGCGCGACAAGGGCAACCTCGTCAACACGTACAACAACAACGCGTCCTTCCGCTGGCGCTGA
- a CDS encoding ABC transporter permease encodes MKLRPRRAPRRERSHLSRRDLLSECAAGILQRPARSALTALGTVLGVGTFVVVLGLTATTSSQIDSRFNELTATQVSVEDTGGEQPEYLANAFPADADRRIEALNGVRKAGVYWPVRLAPEQLVSAAPPGTGGEGERTEVVAASPGILEAAGPVLEQGRTFDAYHDRRGENVAVIGSGLAARLGITTLETAPAVFVGDHAFTVIGIVADVERRADLLLSVVVPRTTAERIWGGPDRGARAQMLIATDLGAARQIASEAALALDPAHPEYFKAVPPPDPRSLRGRVTSDLDELFMLLAGICLVIGAVGIANTTLVAVLERTGEIGLRRALGARGRHITLQFLAESGALGALGGLIGTSLGTVTVVAMAVVRDWTPVIHPATVVAAPAIGLITGLLAGLYPAWRASRIQPAEALRR; translated from the coding sequence GTGAAGCTGCGTCCGCGCAGGGCGCCGCGACGCGAGCGGTCCCATCTGAGCCGGCGCGACCTGCTCTCCGAGTGCGCCGCCGGCATCCTGCAACGCCCCGCGCGCTCCGCGCTCACCGCGCTCGGCACCGTCCTGGGAGTCGGCACCTTCGTCGTGGTCCTCGGCCTCACGGCCACCACGTCCTCGCAGATCGACTCCCGCTTCAATGAGCTGACCGCCACCCAGGTATCCGTCGAGGACACCGGCGGCGAGCAGCCCGAGTACCTGGCGAACGCCTTCCCGGCCGACGCGGACCGCCGCATCGAGGCGCTCAACGGCGTGCGGAAGGCGGGCGTGTACTGGCCGGTGCGGCTGGCACCGGAGCAACTCGTGTCGGCCGCGCCGCCCGGGACCGGCGGCGAAGGGGAGCGGACCGAGGTCGTCGCGGCCTCCCCCGGGATCCTCGAAGCGGCCGGACCCGTCCTGGAGCAGGGCCGGACCTTCGACGCCTACCACGACCGGCGGGGCGAGAACGTTGCGGTGATCGGCTCGGGGCTGGCCGCACGGCTGGGCATCACCACCCTGGAGACCGCGCCGGCGGTCTTCGTGGGCGACCACGCCTTCACCGTCATCGGCATCGTCGCGGACGTCGAGCGCAGGGCCGACCTGCTGCTGTCGGTGGTGGTGCCGCGGACCACCGCCGAGCGGATCTGGGGCGGCCCGGACCGCGGCGCGCGGGCGCAGATGCTCATCGCGACCGACCTGGGGGCGGCCCGGCAGATCGCCTCGGAGGCAGCCCTGGCCCTCGACCCGGCACACCCCGAGTACTTCAAGGCGGTGCCGCCGCCGGACCCGCGGAGCCTGCGCGGCCGCGTCACCTCCGACCTGGACGAACTGTTCATGCTGCTGGCCGGCATCTGCCTGGTGATCGGCGCGGTCGGCATCGCCAACACCACCCTGGTCGCGGTCCTCGAGCGCACCGGCGAGATCGGACTGCGCCGCGCCCTGGGCGCCCGGGGCCGCCACATCACCCTCCAGTTCCTGGCCGAGTCGGGCGCCCTGGGTGCGCTCGGCGGCCTGATCGGCACCAGCCTCGGCACGGTCACCGTCGTCGCCATGGCGGTCGTCCGCGACTGGACCCCCGTCATCCACCCGGCGACCGTCGTGGCCGCCCCCGCGATCGGGCTGATCACCGGGCTGCTCGCGGGGCTCTACCCCGCCTGGCGGGCCAGCCGCATCCAGCCCGCGGAGGCCCTGCGCCGCTGA